In the Bdellovibrio sp. ArHS genome, one interval contains:
- a CDS encoding thermonuclease family protein — protein sequence MNWHLRTFFYFVLATTPIYSVASECLHNDTTFRCVKVLKNYDGDTLTVNIPNVPALIGKNISVRVLGIDTPEVKTKNRCEKEAGKIARNLVANTLKNAKTVELHNVQRDKYFRILADVIVDGRSLKDILLKNNLAYSYDGGTKKHPDWCKVLRQPANQ from the coding sequence ATGAATTGGCATCTGCGCACCTTCTTCTATTTTGTCCTGGCAACAACCCCGATCTATTCTGTGGCCTCTGAGTGTCTGCATAACGATACGACGTTTCGCTGTGTGAAGGTTTTAAAGAATTATGACGGCGATACTCTGACTGTGAATATCCCGAACGTTCCCGCTCTGATCGGCAAAAACATTTCTGTCAGGGTTTTAGGAATTGACACCCCCGAGGTGAAAACTAAAAACCGCTGCGAAAAAGAAGCGGGAAAAATCGCCCGCAATCTGGTCGCCAACACCCTGAAGAATGCCAAAACAGTCGAACTTCACAATGTCCAGCGTGACAAATACTTCCGCATCCTGGCGGATGTCATAGTCGATGGCCGATCGTTGAAAGACATTCTGCTGAAGAACAATCTTGCGTACTCTTACGACGGTGGAACAAAGAAGCACCCGGATTGGTGTAAAGTTTTACGGCAACCCGCGAACCAATGA
- a CDS encoding VOC family protein, with the protein MAALLTSMAENGVRIDDRIEENEHGLFAWVYDPQGNKIELWEPSHHNKTLINLPEAE; encoded by the coding sequence GTGGCAGCGTTACTGACCTCCATGGCTGAAAACGGTGTTCGTATTGATGATCGGATTGAAGAGAATGAACACGGATTGTTTGCATGGGTTTATGACCCTCAGGGCAATAAAATAGAACTCTGGGAGCCTTCTCACCATAATAAGACGCTGATCAATTTGCCTGAAGCGGAATGA
- a CDS encoding HD domain-containing protein: MESHTPASSEENKWFQLFSNKARVLYPPTDPAHDYLHIMRVVNTAKNLCLHEKGDWNVVLPAAFFHDYINVPKGDPRRPYASQLSAESAIEYLKSVGYPEEYFEAIRHAIEAHSYSANIPAKTLEAKIIQDADRLDSLGAIGIARCFATSSLMNRPFYSEEDPWAESRSLDDRSFGIDHFFQKLFKLVEHLNTPTAKKEGEHRIAFIKTYLDQIKREI; the protein is encoded by the coding sequence ATGGAAAGTCACACGCCCGCATCTTCAGAAGAAAATAAATGGTTTCAACTTTTTAGCAATAAAGCCCGGGTTCTTTATCCCCCAACGGACCCCGCGCACGACTACTTGCACATCATGCGGGTCGTGAACACCGCCAAAAACCTGTGCCTTCACGAAAAAGGTGACTGGAACGTTGTGCTGCCCGCAGCTTTTTTTCATGATTACATCAACGTTCCCAAAGGCGATCCCCGTCGCCCCTACGCCTCTCAGCTTTCTGCAGAATCTGCGATTGAATATCTAAAGTCCGTAGGCTATCCGGAAGAGTATTTCGAAGCGATTCGCCATGCGATTGAAGCCCACAGCTACAGCGCCAATATTCCGGCAAAAACACTGGAAGCTAAAATAATTCAGGACGCCGACCGGTTGGACAGTCTGGGGGCGATTGGTATTGCCCGTTGCTTTGCCACGTCCAGTCTGATGAATCGACCTTTCTATTCTGAAGAGGACCCCTGGGCAGAATCACGCAGCCTCGATGACCGAAGTTTTGGTATTGATCATTTTTTTCAGAAGCTTTTTAAGTTGGTGGAGCACCTGAATACCCCGACAGCAAAAAAAGAAGGCGAGCATCGCATCGCCTTCATTAAAACTTATTTGGATCAAATCAAAAGAGAAATTTAG
- a CDS encoding MarR family transcriptional regulator, with product MNKESFSPYRAEVGEVMDCIRFIFKALRVSSSQFEKDIGLSAAQIFVLKQLKEEPGLSINDLALRTTTHQSSVSVVVKKLEEQGFVTRATSKEDSRRVVVSLTPEGEKKLSVIPRTVQEEMIESLQRMDPEKTKKLAALMKEFVQAAGIVEETAPMFGEK from the coding sequence ATGAATAAAGAATCTTTTTCGCCCTATCGAGCTGAAGTTGGAGAAGTGATGGACTGCATTCGCTTTATTTTTAAAGCGCTGCGAGTTTCATCCAGTCAGTTTGAAAAAGACATTGGATTAAGTGCTGCTCAGATTTTTGTTCTTAAGCAGCTTAAAGAAGAACCGGGCCTTTCTATCAATGACCTCGCACTTCGCACAACCACTCATCAAAGTTCCGTTTCTGTCGTTGTAAAAAAATTAGAAGAACAAGGTTTTGTAACCCGCGCGACTTCCAAAGAAGATTCTCGCCGCGTGGTCGTCTCTTTAACCCCTGAAGGCGAGAAAAAACTTAGCGTCATCCCTCGTACAGTGCAGGAAGAAATGATCGAAAGCTTGCAAAGAATGGATCCAGAGAAGACCAAAAAGTTGGCGGCTCTGATGAAAGAATTTGTGCAAGCGGCGGGTATTGTCGAAGAAACGGCTCCTATGTTCGGAGAGAAATAA
- a CDS encoding RNA pseudouridine synthase — MIQIVFENENFVVCDKPSGVLTTPSRYEAEDNRMCLGVELQNQLRQQIFPIHRLDFEVSGLVLFAKNANAHKKGNVWFELKQVQKTYRAVTCNQRFDHIPESVPNKREFFALKEGQTFEWRSRLLRGKRRAYESPQGKPSLTTAVFLEKNNQDLVWDLNPVTGRAHQLRFELSRHGFPIHGDSLYGSCIDCGANKISLRSYKVDFTRAPGAEALGLPPVIAVSAAP; from the coding sequence ATGATTCAAATAGTTTTTGAGAATGAGAACTTTGTCGTCTGCGATAAGCCCAGCGGCGTGTTGACGACACCCAGTCGTTACGAAGCCGAAGACAATCGGATGTGCTTAGGAGTCGAACTTCAGAACCAGCTACGACAGCAAATTTTCCCCATCCACCGTCTAGATTTTGAAGTCTCGGGTCTTGTGCTGTTTGCTAAAAATGCGAATGCTCACAAAAAAGGCAATGTGTGGTTTGAACTCAAGCAGGTTCAGAAAACATATCGTGCCGTGACCTGCAATCAGAGATTTGATCATATTCCAGAAAGTGTTCCCAACAAGAGGGAATTCTTCGCGTTGAAAGAAGGGCAGACCTTCGAGTGGCGGTCGCGCCTTCTGCGCGGAAAGCGTCGCGCTTATGAAAGCCCTCAGGGAAAACCCAGTCTGACCACGGCAGTTTTTTTGGAAAAAAATAATCAGGATCTTGTTTGGGATTTAAATCCCGTCACAGGCCGTGCGCACCAGCTTCGTTTTGAGCTGAGTCGACACGGATTTCCCATTCACGGTGACTCACTTTATGGTTCGTGTATAGATTGTGGTGCCAATAAGATTTCTCTGCGCTCTTACAAAGTTGACTTCACTCGGGCGCCTGGAGCAGAAGCACTAGGTCTTCCTCCCGTGATCGCAGTATCTGCCGCTCCTTAA
- a CDS encoding RlmE family RNA methyltransferase: MTYNPRDHYFKKAKQENFAARSVFKLEEIDKKYKIFKPGQVVLDLGASPGSWSQYASKMVGDKGKVLGVDLSPVTVKLKNAVFIQADLRDLNLEEIFKEHGFEPPFDLVMSDMAPKTTGIRMTDQARSMELCELALDVARRFLKKDGHFICKLFHSDDFTKLRDDIKKSFVKCEAVKPDSTRKISKEIFLVGISKK, from the coding sequence ATGACTTACAATCCACGCGATCATTATTTCAAAAAAGCTAAGCAGGAAAATTTCGCCGCGCGCTCGGTGTTTAAGCTTGAAGAGATCGACAAGAAATACAAAATATTTAAGCCCGGGCAAGTTGTTTTGGATTTAGGAGCGTCTCCCGGATCGTGGTCGCAATACGCTTCGAAAATGGTGGGTGATAAGGGGAAAGTCCTCGGGGTCGATTTAAGTCCCGTGACCGTGAAACTGAAAAATGCCGTTTTTATTCAGGCCGACTTGCGTGATCTGAATCTGGAAGAGATTTTCAAAGAGCACGGCTTTGAACCTCCGTTTGATTTAGTCATGTCTGATATGGCGCCGAAGACCACTGGAATACGTATGACCGATCAGGCCCGCTCCATGGAGTTGTGTGAGTTGGCTCTGGATGTCGCTCGTCGTTTCCTAAAGAAAGATGGGCACTTTATCTGCAAGCTTTTTCACAGTGATGATTTCACGAAACTTCGGGATGATATCAAAAAATCTTTTGTGAAGTGCGAGGCTGTGAAGCCGGATTCCACGCGCAAAATTTCCAAAGAAATTTTTTTGGTGGGTATCAGTAAAAAATGA
- a CDS encoding MFS transporter, producing the protein MEANQKKRIFSWALYDWANSAYSTTVMAGFFPIFFKSYWSHGTDAVVTTARLGTAISVSSLAIALLSPTLGVVADLKGFKKLFCMIFTVIGVLSCAWMGFIPMGDWVAAILAYGIAMAAFNAASVFYDSLLPFVAQGRKMDYASSLGYAMGYLGGGVLFLINVLMYLFPATFGIPDGVTAIRISFVMVAVWWLVFSFPLAKNVPEPHVEVSSHNIWRLTQESVKTLRRTFKALLQEKNLLLFMVAYWLYIDGVYTVMTMAVDYGISIGFAAKDLIAALLITQFIGFPCAYFFGTFTRRWGTKAPILACIVVYSLTVVAATWMSQAWHFYLLATVIGMVQGGVQSLSRSMFGRMIRPEESGEYFGLFNLVGRFASILGPLIVAVGVTVTGNSRMGMMGLLVLFVLGGGLLALVKETKE; encoded by the coding sequence ATGGAAGCAAATCAGAAGAAAAGAATTTTTAGCTGGGCGCTGTATGATTGGGCTAATAGTGCCTATTCGACGACGGTCATGGCTGGTTTTTTTCCGATTTTTTTTAAGTCTTACTGGAGTCATGGAACAGATGCCGTGGTGACGACGGCGCGTCTGGGGACGGCGATTTCCGTGTCCAGCCTGGCGATCGCTCTATTAAGTCCCACGCTGGGCGTGGTGGCAGATCTCAAAGGGTTTAAAAAACTTTTTTGTATGATCTTTACCGTGATCGGAGTTCTTTCGTGCGCCTGGATGGGCTTCATTCCCATGGGCGATTGGGTGGCTGCCATCCTGGCTTATGGAATCGCCATGGCGGCCTTCAATGCGGCCAGCGTTTTTTACGATTCGCTTTTGCCCTTCGTGGCCCAGGGAAGAAAGATGGATTATGCCTCGTCGCTAGGATACGCCATGGGATATCTGGGGGGCGGCGTTCTTTTCTTGATCAATGTTTTGATGTATCTTTTCCCAGCCACTTTTGGAATTCCCGACGGTGTGACGGCGATTAGAATCTCTTTTGTGATGGTCGCCGTGTGGTGGCTCGTATTTTCTTTTCCCTTGGCGAAAAATGTTCCCGAGCCGCATGTTGAAGTTTCGTCCCACAATATATGGCGCTTGACTCAGGAAAGTGTAAAAACTCTTCGTCGCACCTTCAAAGCCCTTCTTCAGGAAAAGAATCTTCTGCTTTTTATGGTGGCCTACTGGCTTTACATCGACGGAGTTTACACCGTCATGACGATGGCTGTGGACTATGGTATCTCGATCGGTTTCGCAGCCAAAGATCTGATTGCGGCGTTGTTGATCACACAGTTCATCGGTTTCCCCTGCGCTTATTTTTTTGGAACCTTCACACGACGTTGGGGAACAAAAGCGCCGATTTTGGCGTGTATCGTGGTTTACAGTTTGACTGTCGTCGCGGCGACTTGGATGTCGCAAGCGTGGCATTTCTATCTTCTGGCGACGGTGATCGGGATGGTCCAAGGGGGTGTGCAATCCCTGAGTCGATCGATGTTTGGGCGTATGATCCGACCGGAAGAAAGCGGAGAGTATTTCGGTTTATTCAACCTGGTGGGTCGGTTCGCTTCGATATTAGGCCCCTTGATCGTTGCCGTCGGGGTGACAGTCACCGGGAATTCGCGAATGGGAATGATGGGGCTCTTAGTCCTCTTTGTTTTGGGAGGGGGGCTTTTAGCCCTCGTCAAAGAGACCAAAGAGTGA
- a CDS encoding ABC transporter permease, which produces MSKERSRPAAPLIAKAVLWLVLAALYIPIAVMLIGAVVQKTPGGIVFSLQAFAEVLQDGGLVQALWNSVVIGFSSSVLATVLGTLAALGLRRNQKSWRRNVQALSVVSLIFPEIVFALSLLSWFFILQFELGRSTVILAHVSFSLSYVMMTVQARLSTLETSLEDAARDLGANSWQVQKLVLLPLLKPAILGGFILSFLLSFDDFLITYFVNGVGQDTLPVKLYTAMKMGVSPKLNALSSVMFLMTLFILIFFFRSSSFRVLFEESRGTNGSKSEEKNF; this is translated from the coding sequence GTGAGTAAGGAACGGTCCCGACCCGCAGCACCCCTTATAGCAAAAGCCGTTTTGTGGCTGGTGCTGGCGGCTCTCTATATTCCTATCGCGGTGATGTTGATTGGCGCGGTCGTGCAGAAAACGCCTGGCGGGATTGTGTTCTCATTGCAGGCATTTGCGGAAGTCCTGCAGGATGGGGGGCTCGTGCAGGCGTTGTGGAATAGTGTTGTCATCGGTTTTTCCTCAAGTGTTTTAGCAACAGTGTTAGGAACTTTGGCGGCCTTAGGCCTTCGCCGCAATCAAAAATCCTGGCGTCGGAATGTGCAGGCGCTGTCGGTCGTTTCTTTGATTTTTCCTGAAATCGTCTTTGCCCTTTCGCTGCTGTCCTGGTTTTTTATTTTGCAGTTTGAATTGGGGCGAAGCACAGTGATTCTGGCGCATGTCAGTTTTTCCCTGTCTTATGTGATGATGACGGTGCAAGCGCGACTGTCGACTTTGGAAACTTCGTTGGAAGATGCCGCGCGGGATCTGGGCGCGAACTCGTGGCAAGTGCAGAAACTGGTTTTGCTGCCCTTATTAAAGCCCGCTATTCTTGGCGGTTTTATTTTGAGTTTTCTACTTTCTTTTGATGATTTTCTTATCACCTATTTCGTCAATGGCGTGGGGCAGGATACTTTGCCGGTAAAACTTTACACCGCTATGAAAATGGGGGTGTCACCGAAGCTCAATGCTCTTTCTAGCGTGATGTTTTTAATGACTTTGTTCATCCTGATTTTCTTCTTCCGTTCTTCTTCGTTCCGTGTTCTCTTTGAAGAAAGCCGGGGGACCAATGGAAGCAAATCAGAAGAAAAGAATTTTTAG
- a CDS encoding ABC transporter permease, translating into MKLRDFFLLPALLWFVVFILAPLLIVIVVSFATRGTYGGLEWSWTWQNYPKVFSGAYLGIFLESLWLAAVTTVLCLVLGVLVAWAMATSTASLRSFYVMAIALPFLTNLVIRIYAIRVFVGVEGPLQLLLTTAGIPFDPFALTQNKFLVLYGMVTTYLPFMVLPLYGAFEKLDFSLVEAAQDLGAGPWRTLTSVILPNLKNALWSGSLLVFIPSLGEYVIPDLLGGAKNMLFGNLITEQFLKARNWPFGAALSVLFMLLLLTVVVIAGMRRARE; encoded by the coding sequence ATGAAGCTTCGCGATTTTTTTCTTCTTCCCGCTCTTTTGTGGTTTGTGGTCTTTATTCTGGCGCCTCTTCTTATCGTCATTGTGGTGAGCTTTGCAACCCGTGGGACTTATGGCGGGCTTGAATGGTCATGGACCTGGCAAAACTATCCCAAGGTTTTTTCGGGCGCGTACTTAGGAATTTTTCTTGAAAGCCTGTGGCTTGCTGCTGTGACGACGGTCCTCTGTTTGGTTTTAGGTGTTTTGGTTGCGTGGGCCATGGCGACCTCCACAGCCTCTTTGCGCTCTTTCTATGTCATGGCTATTGCCTTGCCGTTTCTGACAAATCTGGTGATTCGCATTTACGCGATCCGTGTCTTTGTCGGCGTCGAGGGACCTTTGCAGTTGCTTCTTACGACCGCGGGGATACCATTTGATCCCTTTGCATTGACGCAGAATAAATTTCTGGTTCTGTATGGGATGGTTACAACCTATCTGCCTTTCATGGTTCTGCCGTTATATGGAGCCTTTGAAAAACTTGATTTCTCTTTAGTTGAAGCCGCGCAGGATTTGGGAGCAGGGCCGTGGCGTACACTCACCTCGGTCATTCTGCCGAACTTAAAAAATGCTCTTTGGAGTGGTTCGCTCTTGGTTTTTATTCCTTCTTTGGGAGAATACGTCATCCCGGATCTTTTAGGCGGGGCGAAGAATATGCTGTTCGGAAATCTGATCACCGAACAGTTTTTAAAGGCGCGCAATTGGCCGTTTGGAGCGGCTCTTTCCGTCTTATTTATGCTTCTTCTTTTAACCGTAGTTGTTATAGCGGGAATGAGGAGGGCACGTGAGTAA
- a CDS encoding ATP-binding cassette domain-containing protein → MLELLNIGKSFSSQTALKGINLSIAEGEFFSLLGPSGCGKTTLLRIIAGLEKATSGQILLAGQRMDSLPAQRRPFNMVFQRHALFPHLSVGENIAFGLKLKGFSKTQIADKVAEVLALVEMSAFRDRKPETLSGGQSQRVAVARALVNEPKVLLLDEPLSALDQKMREHMQKELRALQRKLGLTFICVTHDQEEALALSDRIGIMSHGILEQVSSPRDIYENPESIFASHFIESASCLKGELVEVSHDLATIRLGDGSLIRGKIGVPPDQLKVGMNLEAYVRKALVFGERSK, encoded by the coding sequence ATGTTAGAACTTCTGAATATAGGTAAAAGTTTTTCCAGTCAAACGGCGTTAAAGGGAATCAACCTTTCTATCGCTGAAGGAGAGTTTTTCTCTCTCTTGGGCCCAAGTGGTTGCGGGAAAACGACGCTTTTAAGAATTATTGCCGGACTTGAGAAGGCGACGTCGGGACAAATTCTGTTGGCTGGTCAGCGCATGGACTCTTTGCCGGCTCAGAGGCGCCCCTTTAACATGGTTTTTCAGCGGCATGCTCTGTTTCCCCATCTTTCTGTCGGCGAAAATATCGCCTTCGGACTTAAACTGAAGGGATTTTCCAAAACTCAAATTGCCGACAAGGTTGCCGAGGTTTTGGCTTTGGTAGAAATGTCTGCCTTTCGCGATCGCAAACCCGAAACTTTGTCGGGCGGTCAATCCCAGCGTGTGGCTGTGGCCCGCGCGTTGGTAAATGAACCGAAAGTTTTGCTCTTGGACGAACCGCTGTCGGCGCTGGATCAGAAAATGCGCGAACATATGCAGAAGGAGCTGCGCGCACTGCAAAGAAAGCTTGGACTTACTTTTATTTGTGTCACGCACGATCAGGAAGAAGCGCTGGCCCTTTCGGATCGTATCGGAATTATGAGTCACGGGATTTTAGAGCAAGTCAGCTCGCCTCGGGATATCTATGAAAATCCTGAGAGTATTTTTGCCTCGCACTTTATTGAGTCGGCAAGCTGTCTCAAAGGGGAGCTGGTCGAAGTCAGTCACGATCTAGCGACCATTCGTTTAGGGGACGGCAGTTTGATCAGGGGGAAAATCGGCGTACCTCCGGACCAACTGAAAGTTGGAATGAATTTGGAGGCCTACGTGCGAAAGGCCTTGGTGTTCGGAGAGCGAAGTAAATGA
- a CDS encoding spermidine/putrescine ABC transporter substrate-binding protein — MSRILIATAVLSLLIAGCTKKDAADSSEKVVNLSIWGNYLSPEMQAQFEQQTGIKIHISNYSSNEELLAKMQMGASGIDVAVPSDYMVDIMRKMNLLEPLKPELLPNKAQISEQFLKQNFDPQNEHSVPYIWTTVGIAVNRELYKGPMNSWKDLFGNNQLRGKMALLDDVRETMGAALKMHGYSVNTTKPEEIAKAKATLLEAKKNVKMFSSDTIDILSNKEVAAAQAYSSDALQAAARSPGKIEYIIPAEGATLAIDNLVITKGAKHVEAAHKLIDFLLSKEAEINKVKTILGGPILNKTQSELPKELQNNEALFPKANTLKNLERIQDLGDKNKLYEDAWTEIKTQ, encoded by the coding sequence ATGTCGAGAATATTGATCGCGACCGCCGTTCTTTCTTTGCTCATTGCGGGTTGTACGAAAAAAGATGCCGCCGACTCTTCGGAAAAAGTGGTGAACCTCTCAATTTGGGGCAACTATCTTTCTCCGGAAATGCAGGCCCAGTTTGAACAGCAGACTGGCATCAAGATCCATATTTCCAATTATTCCTCGAATGAAGAGCTTTTGGCGAAAATGCAGATGGGCGCCTCAGGAATCGATGTCGCCGTGCCTTCCGACTACATGGTCGATATCATGCGAAAAATGAACCTGCTAGAACCTTTAAAACCAGAACTTCTGCCTAACAAGGCACAAATTTCTGAGCAATTTTTAAAGCAGAATTTTGATCCACAGAACGAGCACTCCGTTCCTTACATTTGGACGACGGTCGGCATTGCGGTCAACCGCGAGCTTTACAAAGGCCCGATGAATAGCTGGAAAGATCTTTTTGGAAACAATCAACTTCGCGGAAAAATGGCTCTTTTAGACGACGTCCGCGAAACGATGGGTGCCGCACTCAAAATGCACGGTTACAGCGTGAACACAACCAAACCTGAAGAAATCGCAAAAGCCAAAGCCACACTTTTGGAGGCCAAGAAGAATGTGAAGATGTTTTCTTCAGATACAATTGATATCTTGAGCAATAAAGAAGTTGCCGCGGCTCAAGCTTATTCGTCAGACGCTCTGCAAGCGGCGGCGCGTTCGCCCGGAAAAATCGAATACATCATCCCTGCCGAAGGGGCGACTTTGGCGATCGACAACCTGGTCATTACCAAAGGTGCCAAACATGTCGAGGCCGCGCATAAACTGATTGATTTTCTTTTAAGCAAAGAAGCCGAAATCAACAAGGTCAAGACGATCTTGGGCGGCCCAATTCTTAACAAGACTCAGTCAGAACTTCCCAAAGAGCTGCAAAACAACGAAGCACTCTTCCCTAAGGCGAACACCTTAAAGAACCTCGAGCGCATCCAAGATCTAGGCGACAAGAATAAACTTTACGAAGACGCCTGGACGGAAATCAAAACTCAATAG
- a CDS encoding alpha/beta fold hydrolase, translating into MTGRHLDLRSFKIPLGKLAPLETFKTRQGDVLSYRFYPAWCEDLIVLYHGVGSDSRYMCVLASALAKAGYANVVTPDFRCHGASLNSSDRISPNQLDIDLEELLIHIKMQRAVARITLAGHSLGGGFTLRIATSDLRTQFAKFVALAPRLPEHLQAFYPGHGGWISVREDGGFVVNMPEALRSGQEKLTYSKEFLVAASPSEDVLEKLKTLAPPLKVFTGAEDEVDIPDRHSELFTKARIPVEILPELNHLTIVSKPDSYLSRF; encoded by the coding sequence ATGACGGGCCGTCACCTGGATCTTCGCTCTTTTAAAATTCCTTTGGGGAAGTTAGCCCCGTTGGAAACTTTTAAAACGCGTCAGGGCGACGTTTTATCTTATCGCTTTTATCCTGCCTGGTGTGAAGATCTGATTGTTCTATACCACGGCGTCGGCAGTGACAGTCGCTATATGTGTGTTCTGGCCTCGGCCTTGGCGAAGGCGGGTTATGCCAATGTAGTTACACCGGACTTTCGCTGTCACGGCGCCAGCTTGAACTCGTCTGATCGTATTTCTCCTAACCAGTTAGACATCGACCTTGAAGAGCTTCTGATCCACATAAAAATGCAAAGGGCCGTTGCCAGAATAACTCTCGCCGGGCACTCGTTAGGCGGGGGATTCACACTTAGAATCGCCACCTCGGATTTGCGCACTCAGTTTGCCAAGTTTGTTGCTTTGGCGCCGCGCTTGCCTGAACATTTGCAGGCCTTCTATCCCGGTCATGGCGGCTGGATCAGTGTGCGTGAAGACGGTGGCTTTGTCGTGAACATGCCCGAAGCCTTGCGCAGCGGACAGGAAAAGTTGACGTACAGCAAAGAGTTTTTGGTGGCGGCATCGCCTTCTGAAGATGTCCTGGAGAAGTTAAAGACCCTGGCCCCGCCACTGAAGGTTTTCACTGGTGCGGAAGACGAAGTGGATATTCCGGACCGCCATTCCGAGCTTTTCACAAAAGCGCGCATTCCAGTTGAGATTTTGCCGGAGCTCAATCACCTCACAATTGTCTCAAAGCCGGACAGTTATTTGTCTCGATTTTAA
- a CDS encoding ABC-F family ATP-binding cassette domain-containing protein, with protein sequence MIHLSNISKQHGNKILYRNGSFQINAGEKIGLVGPNGAGKTTIFRIITGEEGVDGGIVSKSDRTVIGYFSQNIEAMQGRSALEEVKSAVGNIGDMQARMQECETKLADPELDADEMTKILEEYGELQGEFERLGGYDLESRAAEILTGLGIGPEDYHRPTESFSGGWKMRIALAKILALNPEVLLMDEPTNHLDVESIIWLEEWLANFPGAILMTSHDRDFMNRLVTKIVEIANKTITVYGGNYDFYEKEREIRLQQLIAAAKRQEDMLAKEEEFIARFAARASHAAQVQSRVKKLEKIDRIEIPPEEAEIKFEWPVPPRGGDEVVKFEGLSKIWKRDDGKEKLVFSGANALVKRMDRIAVVGVNGAGKSTLLKIIAGHAEPTDGAVTIGASINLGYFSQNSLDVLDPKATILDEVHARMPNAGLGFVRSLLGAFKFSGEEAEKKISILSGGEKSRVVLATILAQPVNLLILDEPTNHLDIKSREVLLEAIKNFPGTVMIVSHDRHFLREITTRVFEVDKNQIRIYEGNYEYYTHKKHQEAQA encoded by the coding sequence ATGATTCACTTATCAAACATCTCGAAGCAACACGGAAATAAGATCCTTTATCGCAACGGCTCTTTTCAAATCAATGCCGGCGAAAAAATCGGATTGGTTGGGCCCAATGGCGCCGGCAAGACGACGATCTTCCGCATTATCACAGGCGAAGAAGGTGTTGACGGTGGCATAGTTTCTAAATCCGATCGTACGGTGATTGGCTATTTTTCTCAGAACATCGAAGCTATGCAGGGGCGTTCCGCTTTGGAAGAGGTGAAATCAGCCGTCGGCAATATCGGCGATATGCAGGCGCGCATGCAAGAGTGCGAAACTAAGCTGGCCGATCCAGAACTTGACGCTGATGAAATGACAAAAATTCTTGAAGAGTACGGCGAGTTGCAAGGCGAATTTGAGCGTTTGGGCGGTTATGATTTAGAATCTCGGGCTGCCGAAATTCTCACGGGTCTGGGCATCGGTCCTGAGGACTATCACCGTCCGACCGAAAGCTTTTCGGGTGGTTGGAAAATGCGTATCGCCTTAGCCAAGATCCTGGCTTTGAATCCGGAAGTTCTTCTGATGGACGAGCCCACGAATCACTTGGATGTCGAATCCATCATCTGGCTTGAAGAATGGCTGGCAAATTTCCCGGGCGCCATCCTGATGACCAGCCATGATCGTGACTTTATGAATCGTTTGGTGACGAAGATTGTGGAGATCGCGAATAAGACGATCACCGTTTACGGCGGTAACTATGACTTCTACGAAAAAGAACGCGAAATTCGTTTGCAACAATTGATCGCGGCGGCCAAACGCCAGGAAGATATGTTGGCAAAAGAGGAAGAATTCATCGCTCGCTTCGCTGCGCGGGCCTCACATGCGGCGCAAGTACAGTCGCGCGTGAAAAAACTTGAAAAAATCGATCGTATCGAAATTCCGCCGGAAGAGGCCGAAATTAAATTCGAATGGCCCGTTCCGCCTCGTGGTGGTGACGAGGTCGTGAAGTTTGAAGGACTTTCGAAAATCTGGAAACGTGACGACGGCAAAGAAAAATTAGTCTTTTCCGGCGCCAATGCGTTGGTGAAGCGGATGGATCGCATTGCCGTGGTCGGTGTGAACGGAGCGGGGAAGTCCACCTTGTTGAAAATAATCGCGGGGCACGCGGAGCCGACCGACGGTGCCGTGACCATCGGGGCTTCCATCAATCTGGGCTATTTCAGTCAGAACTCTTTGGATGTTTTAGATCCGAAAGCGACAATCCTGGATGAGGTGCATGCACGCATGCCGAATGCGGGATTGGGTTTTGTGCGCAGTCTTTTAGGTGCCTTTAAGTTTTCCGGCGAAGAAGCGGAAAAGAAAATCTCGATCCTTTCGGGTGGTGAAAAGTCGCGCGTGGTGTTGGCGACAATTCTGGCCCAACCTGTGAATCTTTTGATTCTGGATGAGCCGACAAACCACTTGGATATCAAGTCGCGTGAAGTGCTGTTGGAAGCAATTAAAAATTTCCCGGGCACTGTGATGATTGTAAGCCATGATCGTCATTTCCTCAGAGAAATCACCACCCGCGTTTTTGAGGTGGATAAAAACCAAATCCGCATCTACGAGGGGAACTACGAGTATTACACGCATAAAAAACATCAAGAAGCCCAGGCGTAA